The following coding sequences lie in one Leucobacter allii genomic window:
- the lnt gene encoding apolipoprotein N-acyltransferase, translating into MTAEAGPEPARLRWWAAVPLAAAGGLLLDVASPELAWWAAAFPGTALVLAAVWQQRAGVAALAGLAAGCGFWLPHISWLTLYLGPVPWLGLSAVMVLWYALFGIAAALATRGLARLPLLAARPALRLAAQAVTTAGLWVVREQLQGAWPYGGFPWGRLAHTQADGPLLEAVSWLGFAGLSGAIAFACALPIAALFAGGAAALARLVRRGEARPAARRIGAPLAAAVALLLLLGALPASPLPEHGSLRVAAVQGNSKSGIFDDRDSGDVLEDHLAATAELLDALEAGDERVDLIVWPENSAEFGLPDNPLGATRIARLAERAGAPIVLGSVLRDPDGSYTNSTLVWGPEGETEARYDKIYPVPFAEYMPNRDFFHMLAPDLVDLVQLDYRPGTRPSVIDVETADGPLRAGIAICFDIIFDAQAVDLVDRDAELILAQTNNADFGRTDENAQQLAIARLRAVETGRALVNISTVGTSAVVAPDGADLAAIAPYAAGAMTAEVPRVSGATPALAWGAAIAAGWMLLGAIGLACGVAGRPRATRRSVSEARVPAER; encoded by the coding sequence ATGACGGCGGAGGCGGGGCCCGAGCCGGCGCGGCTGCGGTGGTGGGCGGCCGTGCCGCTCGCCGCCGCGGGCGGGCTCCTCCTCGACGTCGCCTCGCCGGAGCTCGCGTGGTGGGCCGCGGCCTTCCCCGGCACGGCGCTCGTGCTCGCCGCGGTGTGGCAGCAGCGCGCCGGCGTCGCGGCCCTCGCCGGCCTCGCCGCCGGCTGCGGCTTCTGGCTGCCGCACATCTCCTGGCTCACGCTCTACCTGGGGCCCGTGCCATGGCTCGGACTGAGCGCGGTGATGGTGCTCTGGTACGCGCTGTTCGGGATCGCCGCGGCGCTCGCGACGCGGGGTCTGGCGCGGCTGCCCCTCCTCGCCGCGCGCCCCGCCCTGCGACTCGCCGCGCAGGCGGTGACAACCGCCGGGCTCTGGGTGGTGCGCGAGCAGCTGCAGGGGGCGTGGCCCTACGGCGGATTCCCCTGGGGCAGGCTCGCCCACACCCAGGCCGACGGCCCGCTGCTCGAGGCCGTCTCCTGGCTCGGCTTCGCGGGGCTCTCCGGTGCGATCGCGTTCGCCTGCGCCCTGCCGATCGCCGCGCTCTTCGCGGGCGGCGCCGCGGCGCTCGCGCGGCTCGTGCGGCGCGGGGAGGCGCGGCCGGCCGCTCGCCGCATCGGAGCGCCCCTCGCGGCGGCCGTCGCGCTGCTCCTGCTGCTCGGCGCGCTGCCGGCGTCCCCGCTCCCGGAGCACGGCTCGCTCAGGGTCGCCGCCGTGCAGGGGAACTCCAAATCGGGCATCTTCGACGACCGCGACTCGGGCGACGTGCTCGAGGATCACCTCGCGGCGACCGCCGAGCTGCTCGACGCGCTCGAGGCGGGCGACGAGCGGGTCGACCTCATCGTCTGGCCGGAGAACAGCGCCGAGTTCGGCCTCCCCGACAATCCGCTGGGCGCCACCCGCATCGCGAGGCTCGCGGAGCGCGCGGGCGCGCCGATCGTCCTCGGCTCCGTCCTGCGCGATCCCGACGGCAGCTACACCAACAGCACGCTCGTGTGGGGGCCGGAGGGGGAGACCGAGGCGCGCTACGACAAGATCTATCCGGTGCCCTTCGCCGAGTACATGCCGAACCGCGACTTCTTCCACATGCTCGCCCCGGACCTCGTCGACCTCGTGCAGCTCGACTACCGACCCGGCACCAGGCCCAGCGTCATCGACGTCGAGACGGCGGACGGCCCGCTGCGCGCCGGCATCGCGATCTGCTTCGACATCATCTTCGACGCGCAGGCCGTCGACCTCGTCGATCGCGACGCCGAGCTCATCCTCGCGCAGACCAATAACGCCGACTTCGGCCGCACCGACGAGAACGCCCAGCAGCTCGCCATCGCGCGGCTGCGGGCCGTCGAGACGGGGCGCGCGCTCGTGAACATCTCGACGGTCGGCACGAGCGCCGTCGTCGCACCGGACGGCGCGGACCTCGCCGCGATCGCGCCCTACGCGGCGGGCGCCATGACGGCCGAGGTGCCTCGGGTGAGCGGCGCGACGCCCGCGCTCGCCTGGGGAGCGGCGATCGCCGCGGGCTGGATGCTCCTCGGGGCGATCGGGCTCGCCTGCGGCGTCGCGGGGCGGCCGCGCGCGACACGACGGAGCGTGTCGGAGGCGCGCGTCCCCGCCGAGCGGTAA
- a CDS encoding DUF5819 family protein, with the protein MRHDAAVRDDGRAPDDEAVAGGEAVVDAEPTAHGEASATGAAMPAEGGAAPAAASPRPWVRIVAGAAVLLTAWQVFASFLWIAPPSPLREVVPGNALSSYMLPFFGQSWSVFAPEPINGDYHFNVRAVVEEDGAEVETGWVSATDVELSMIRYNLFPPRAGIQSSDLASAYKSAYDALGREQQEIVASAHTQDGWEDALRQELLVGGTGDDDADLTGDRAGAEEVDAYLEADHRSTAYATQVARAIWGDEVRSVQFRVSRQNIVPFAERNTPGAARPDPQLTETGPRGQLVEAGQNDENFARTFRAQYERITG; encoded by the coding sequence GTGAGACATGACGCTGCGGTGCGCGACGACGGGCGCGCACCGGACGACGAGGCCGTCGCCGGCGGGGAGGCCGTCGTGGACGCGGAACCGACGGCGCACGGCGAAGCATCGGCGACGGGAGCCGCGATGCCGGCGGAGGGCGGCGCCGCACCGGCGGCGGCGTCGCCACGGCCGTGGGTGCGGATCGTCGCCGGCGCGGCCGTGCTGCTGACGGCCTGGCAGGTCTTCGCCTCCTTCCTCTGGATCGCGCCCCCCTCGCCGCTGCGCGAGGTCGTTCCGGGGAATGCGCTCTCCTCGTACATGCTGCCGTTCTTCGGACAGTCCTGGAGCGTCTTCGCCCCCGAACCGATCAACGGCGACTACCACTTCAACGTGCGCGCCGTCGTCGAGGAGGACGGTGCCGAGGTGGAGACCGGCTGGGTGAGCGCCACCGACGTCGAGCTCTCCATGATCCGGTACAACCTCTTCCCGCCGCGCGCCGGCATCCAATCCTCCGACCTCGCCTCGGCCTACAAGTCGGCGTACGACGCGCTCGGCCGCGAGCAGCAGGAGATCGTGGCCTCCGCCCACACGCAGGACGGCTGGGAGGACGCGCTACGGCAGGAGCTGCTCGTGGGCGGCACGGGGGACGACGATGCGGATCTCACCGGCGACCGCGCGGGCGCCGAGGAGGTCGACGCCTACCTCGAGGCCGACCACCGCTCGACCGCCTACGCCACCCAGGTCGCCCGCGCGATTTGGGGGGACGAGGTGCGCAGCGTGCAGTTCCGCGTGAGCCGTCAGAACATCGTGCCCTTCGCCGAGCGGAACACGCCGGGAGCAGCGCGGCCGGACCCCCAGCTCACGGAGACGGGCCCGCGCGGGCAGCTCGTCGAGGCGGGGCAGAACGACGAGAACTTCGCGCGGACCTTCCGCGCGCAATACGAACGGATCACGGGATGA
- a CDS encoding HTTM domain-containing protein, whose protein sequence is MSADELRAERRARGPLGRLGAFLAAVAVSAWNAAMDGLGGAILWGERWLFDGKKALYGLAVTRMLFGAAMLGLLLANFGTRLYTFGSGSAWNGEMAEPRSDFPRIWVFSLFHAVAADDVWFTVCYVLLMGLALLFILGWRFRIVLPVFFVGWVGFIEMNDMVGDQSDNMQRIALILLFFADPAARWSLDARRRARRGEWFPAGSSPAQLGTVLHNLSLVALVAQVCFVYVSGGLYKAQGEPWAGGWAVYDPLSTMRFGTWPALSELMTTWGPAVAIASWGSILLQIAFPLMLLTRPTRLVALAGILSFHIAIGVVMGLPWFSLTMIAIDAVFIRDRSWRRLAAGVRRRWRESGAPPSALPAAAGAE, encoded by the coding sequence ATGAGCGCCGACGAGCTGCGCGCGGAACGACGGGCGCGGGGCCCCCTCGGGCGACTCGGCGCCTTCCTGGCGGCCGTGGCCGTATCCGCATGGAACGCCGCCATGGACGGTCTCGGCGGCGCCATCCTGTGGGGCGAGCGCTGGCTCTTCGACGGCAAGAAGGCGCTCTACGGCCTCGCGGTGACCCGCATGCTCTTCGGCGCCGCGATGCTCGGACTGCTGCTCGCGAATTTCGGGACGCGCCTCTACACCTTCGGCTCCGGTTCGGCGTGGAACGGCGAGATGGCCGAGCCGCGCAGCGACTTCCCGCGCATCTGGGTCTTCAGCCTGTTCCACGCGGTCGCGGCCGACGACGTCTGGTTCACCGTCTGCTACGTCCTCCTCATGGGCCTCGCGTTGCTCTTCATCCTCGGATGGCGCTTCCGGATCGTGCTCCCGGTCTTCTTCGTCGGCTGGGTCGGCTTCATCGAGATGAACGACATGGTCGGCGACCAGAGCGACAACATGCAGCGCATCGCGCTGATCCTGCTGTTCTTCGCGGACCCGGCGGCGCGCTGGTCGCTCGACGCCAGGCGGCGCGCCCGGCGGGGGGAGTGGTTCCCCGCGGGCTCCTCGCCCGCGCAGCTCGGCACGGTCCTCCACAACCTGTCGCTCGTCGCGCTGGTCGCGCAGGTGTGCTTCGTGTACGTCTCCGGCGGCCTGTACAAGGCGCAGGGGGAACCGTGGGCGGGCGGTTGGGCCGTCTACGATCCGCTGAGCACCATGCGCTTCGGCACGTGGCCGGCGCTCTCGGAGCTCATGACGACCTGGGGTCCGGCGGTCGCGATCGCCAGCTGGGGCTCCATCCTGCTGCAGATCGCGTTCCCGCTCATGCTGCTGACCCGTCCGACCCGGCTCGTCGCGCTCGCGGGGATCCTCAGCTTCCACATCGCGATCGGCGTCGTGATGGGGCTGCCGTGGTTCTCGCTCACGATGATCGCGATCGACGCCGTGTTCATCCGAGACCGCTCCTGGAGACGCCTCGCGGCGGGCGTGCGCCGCCGCTGGCGGGAGAGCGGCGCGCCTCCCTCAGCCCTTCCCGCCGCGGCGGGCGCGGAGTAG
- a CDS encoding RNA polymerase-binding protein RbpA, with protein MADRTLRGTRIGATSLQGEEGVELSPRRAVEYLTDRGLRFSVLFDADAEPPVEWVDQKSGEVGFLDDEAGHAARAEFEEKESSQRTPWDMLIERRSREELEELLEERLQLLRARRGGKG; from the coding sequence ATGGCCGATCGAACGCTCCGCGGCACGCGCATCGGTGCCACGAGCCTGCAGGGCGAGGAGGGCGTCGAGCTGTCGCCGAGACGCGCCGTCGAGTACCTCACCGACCGCGGCCTGCGCTTCAGCGTGCTGTTCGACGCCGACGCCGAGCCCCCCGTCGAGTGGGTCGACCAGAAGAGCGGCGAGGTCGGCTTCCTCGACGACGAGGCGGGCCACGCGGCGCGGGCAGAGTTCGAGGAGAAGGAATCCTCCCAGCGCACGCCGTGGGACATGCTCATCGAGCGCCGCAGCCGCGAGGAGCTGGAGGAGCTGCTCGAGGAGCGGCTCCAGCTACTCCGCGCCCGCCGCGGCGGGAAGGGCTGA
- a CDS encoding SDR family oxidoreductase has translation MTQILAPGSLAGRRALVTGSSRGIGADTVRYFAQAGADVVVNFRNKAPRAEKLAAELRELGVRALVQGADLTDPASLATMFDAVGAEFGGLDILVLNASGGMEGGMAEDYALRLNRDAQLAVLDAALPLLGPGSRVVFVTSHQAHFIRTTPTMPEYVAVAESKRAGEDALRERIPELEARGIGFTVVSGDMIEGTVTATLLNRLNPGAIEERREQAGRLYNVSEFAAEVARAAVDPVPADHTRLVGDTSGFVSTR, from the coding sequence GTGACTCAGATTCTCGCACCGGGCAGCCTCGCCGGTCGACGCGCCCTCGTGACCGGGTCCTCCCGCGGCATCGGGGCGGATACCGTGCGGTACTTCGCCCAGGCCGGGGCGGACGTGGTCGTGAACTTCCGCAACAAGGCGCCCCGCGCCGAGAAGCTCGCCGCGGAGCTGCGCGAGCTCGGCGTCCGTGCGCTCGTGCAGGGCGCGGACCTCACCGATCCGGCATCGCTCGCGACGATGTTCGACGCGGTCGGCGCGGAGTTCGGGGGACTCGACATCCTCGTGCTCAACGCCTCGGGCGGCATGGAGGGCGGCATGGCCGAGGACTACGCGCTGCGGCTCAACCGCGATGCGCAGCTCGCGGTGCTCGACGCGGCGCTGCCGCTGCTCGGCCCGGGCTCCCGCGTCGTCTTCGTCACGAGCCACCAGGCGCACTTCATCCGCACCACTCCGACCATGCCGGAGTACGTCGCGGTCGCCGAATCCAAGCGCGCCGGGGAGGACGCCCTCAGGGAGCGCATCCCGGAGCTCGAGGCGCGGGGGATCGGCTTCACGGTCGTGTCGGGCGACATGATCGAGGGCACCGTGACGGCGACGCTCCTCAACCGCCTGAATCCCGGCGCGATCGAGGAGCGGCGCGAGCAGGCCGGGCGCCTCTACAACGTGTCCGAGTTCGCCGCCGAGGTCGCGCGCGCCGCCGTCGACCCGGTGCCCGCCGATCACACGCGACTCGTCGGGGACACCTCGGGCTTCGTTTCGACGAGGTAA